A stretch of DNA from Gammaproteobacteria bacterium:
AGTGGCATACGTGATACTGCTCGAGTACTTGGAATCAGTCGAAATACAGTAGTAAGCACAATAAAAAAAAGCCAAGCAGATTGTCAAGGTCAATCCTAATTTTCAAGGAAAAAATCTCTCAGTCAGAATGGTTACACTCCTCCTGGTAATGAGGGCTATGGCTCTGGAAGATAGCGTGATCTAAATAACTGATTATCTGGTATTGCTAATTTAAGGTGGCTTTAGATTTTTACCTATTTGATGAATAGTATAAAAAACCAATAAATCTATAGTTAATTACCAATACTGATTATCTTTTGGAGTAATCCTCCTCCTTAATACAAAAGCTTACACCGTATTTTGGAGGAGCGATTTATAACTCTCTTCCTTAATACAAAGCTTACATTTTGTAGATGTGGCGAAAGGTAAATTATGACGAATAAGTTATACCAATTTGCAGAACGGATTTCACATAACCCGTTAGAATTCTTTGTTGTAGTGTCAATATATTCAGCATCATTTATTTATGTGTTGTATGTATTTTTATTTGACGTTTATAGTGTTTTTTTAATTATGATTATTTTGATAACGCAGATACTTGCTGTTTTCATGTTCTATTCGTTGCGACATATTTATTTTAAAATACTTGAATATGGAAGTAATGCAATAGATGTAAAAAAAAGAAAATGGTACGATGCAACCTATATGCATTATAAAAGCGTAACAAATAAAAAGTCTTTTTATTTGTCAATTATTTTGACTCCTTTAATTCTTTTTCTCTATTCTATTTCAGTAGTTTTTTTTAATGTTACGGATATTTTTCTTACTGTTGTTCTTTGGTTTTTTGGGCTGAGCATATCTTCTCTTTACGATTTAAAAAGTGCATTTTTTCAACTTAATAAATATGAAAAATATAGTCTGACAGAGAAGTAATAAAATGTCCCTATTCCGCTCCGAAGTTAGCGATAAAAAGCGTGACGAGAATTTTTTTGGCGATGTGGTTCTGATTCGCCCCATCTCTTTTTCAATATATACCGCGCTGCTCGTAATATTTGTAGTCGCGCTGGGTCTGTTTTTATACTTTGGTAAGTACGCCAGTAAAGAGACCGTTCAAGGGGTAGTGAACCCTCAGTCAGGGTTAGTCAAAGTCTATGCGCCGCAGCGCGGCATTGTGCTGTCTCGTGCAATTAATGAAGGCGATGAAGTCAGTGAAGGTGATGTGATCTATTTTGTATCAACAGAGCGCCATCTGGGTGGCGGTGAAAAAGTTCAAGCTCTGGTGGCTGAAGAGACAGAAAAGTCCATTGGCATCATCGAATCCCAGATTTCAGAACAAAAAACCCTGTCAAAACTGCGTAAAACAGATATTCAAAATCAACTCAAATACACCCGCCAGGAAATTACTTCAATTAAAAATGAAATTTCCCTGCATGAAACGCGTGTGGCGCTTTATGGCGGAGATGTGGTTCGTCTGAAAAAAATAGCCAAAGAACAATTTGTTCCTAAAACAGAATATACCAAAAGCTATCAGGTGCATCTGGATAGCCAAGTGGCGCTGGAGCAGCTCCGGCGAAGCCTTACCAATAGTATTAATAGAAGATGGCAACTATCCACTGAGCTTAAAAAACTGCCGGTTGAGCTTGATCAAAACATATTATCCTATGAAAAATCACTATCTGATTTGCGGCAGCGCCTTGCCGAAATTCGCAGCAACCAAAGCTATACCATCATCGCCCCCGCCTCGGGTCGAGTGACATCACTCATCTATAAAGTCGGTGATACGATCAAGCCAGAGACTCCGTTGTTAACCATTTTGCCCGCAAATGTGGCACTCAAAGCAGACCTTTATGTGCCGACACGCGCGGCTGGATTTCTGGAGGTGGGGCAAGAGGTGAAAATTCGTTTTGATGCTTTTCCCTATCAAAAATTTGGACTGCACGGCGGCGTTGTTGAGCAGGTTTCCAAAAACATCATCATTCCAGGTGAAGTAATGTTGCCGGTTGATGTTACAGAGCCTGTTTATAAGGTGTCGGTTACGTTGAATAAACAAACCGTCACCGCGTTTGGCCGTGAACACTATCTGCAAGTGGGTATGTTATTGCAAGGCGATATTGTGCGGCATCGTAGCCGTATTATTGATTGGGTGTTAGAGCCTTTGTATAGTTTGCGAGGGCGCGGCTGATGAAAAATCCGGTTGAGTTACTGCAATTTTCATTTCCATCAAAACGCCTGCCCATAGTCTTGCAATCAGAGCTGGCCGAATGTGGCGCTGCCTGTTTAGCAATGGTCTCTTCTTATCATGGGCATAAGATGAGCATTGAGGCGATCAGGCAATATTTGCCCAGTTCACTCAAAGGTTTATCACTGAAAGATATGATGCAGGCGGCAGGCAAAGTTCATTTTATGCCGCGAGCGTTGCGACTGGAGGTTGATGAGCTTTGTAATTTAAAGTGCCCTGCAATATTGCATTGGAATCTGGATCACTTCGTGGTGCTTGAATCCGTGCGTGGCAATAGCGTGGTGATTCATGATCCGGCGCGTGGCCGCAGAGTTTTATCGCTAAAAGAGGTGTCTGAATCATTCACTGGGGTGGCACTAGAGCTGACTCCGACCAATGAGTTTGAAAAAAAATCAGATATTCAACGAGTCAAAGTCACCGAACTATTAAAAGGAGTGACGGGTTTAAAGCGGGCGCTGCTTCAGATTCTATTGCTGTCACTGGTGTTGCAAGTCTTTGTTCTGGTCTCGCCATTTTTTATGCAGATCACGGTGGATCATGTGATTGCATCATCGGATGAACATCTGTTGATGGCGCTGGCATTAGGTTTTGGCATGTTGGCTTTGATACAGATGGCGGCAACGACATTGCGTTCCTGGGTAATTCTCTATCTGAACTCAACGCTGGATGTGCAGCTTTTAGCGAATATGTTGCGGCATTTACTGAGCTTGCCACTGGATTATTTTCAGAAACGGCATCTGGGAGATATCATCTCGCGTTTTGGCTCACTGCGCAGTGTGATCGGTCTGTTTACTCAGGGGCTGATTGCCAGCATTGTCGATGGCATTATGGCCTTGACAACATTGGTGATGATGTTTATTTATAGCCCTAAACTGGCATTCATCGTACTCGTTGCAGTATTTATTTATATCGTTGTTCGTGTTGTCACCTATCGTTTAAACGAGCAATACAAACAGGAGCTCATCGTACTTTCTGCAAAGGAGAGTACCAATTTTATGGAGACGGTTCGCGCCGTTCAAACGATCAAGCTGTTTTCAAAAGAGAGTCAGCGTGAATCCCTGTGGTTAAACAATTACTCAGCGTCACTGAATGCGGGCATTAAACTGGGTAAGTTAGGAATTATTATATCGGCCATAAATCAAACTGTTTTTCCCGTTGCAGGCATATTGATTGTTTGGGTAGGCGCTCAGGAGATTATGGCATCTGTTTTTTCAGTGGGCATGTTGTATGCATTTTTCTCCTATCAAGGTCAGTTTACAGGAAAAATTTCGGCACTGATTAATATGATTGTTGAGTTTAAACTGGCGGGGGTTGATCTGGAGCGTGTCTCAGATATTGTGCATGCCAAGCCTGAGCAACATACCGGTGAGTTGCTGGATTCAAAAGTTGGCTTGAAAGGTGAAATTGAGGTTAAAAACCTCAGTTATCGCTACTCTGAAAATGAACCGTATGTGTTTGAAAACCTGAGTTTTAAAATAGATTCTGGTGAAACTGTGGTGATCGTCGGTGCATCCGGTTGCGGCAAATCAACGCTTCTCAAGGTGATGTTAGGGTTGCTCGACCCTGCTTCCGGTGAAGTCTGCTATGACGGCAAAAATATTTCACAGTTCGATAAGTCAGCACTTCGTTCACAAATCGCTGCTGTGATGCAGGAAGACTGTTTGGTGGCTGGTTCAATCGCTGAAAATATCGCATTTTCAGACCCGCAAATGGATCTTCAGCGCGTGCAACAAGTGGCGCAGATGGCTGCCATTCATAATGAAATTGCACAGATGCCGATGGCGTATAACAGTCTGGTTGGTGATATGGGGACAACGCTATCGGGCGGTCAGAAACAGCGGATTTTTCTGGCCAGAGCATTGTATGTGAAGCCTAAAATACTATTTTTGGATGAAGCCAGCAGTCACCTTGATACAAATACTGAAAGCATGATTAATGAAACGATCAAAAAGATGCCGATCACGCGAGTTATTATTGCGCACCGACGCGAGACCATTGCTTTGGCTGATCGGGTGATTGATTTATCAGCACAAAATTCACCGCCATTCACGTCACCGCCTGGAGCAGTATAGTGAGAATACTTCAGGGTTTATTGTTGCTGTCTGTTTCGATGCAGAGTTTTGCCGCCGAAAATATTTTGGATGTTTATACGCTGGCACTGGAATCTGACCCTGAATTAAAGCAGGTTGAAATTTCCTATGAAATTGCAGTGGAAATGAAGCGACAAGACCGCTCGCCCTTATTACCAAACATTAATGTTAGCGCCAATACGACAGATAATTCTCAAAAACGCAGGTATGGTCTCTCTCAGTTTGATGGAGAAGAAGACTACAATAGTTATGGTTATTCTGTGACCTTAAATCAATCACTGTTTCGCTTTGAAAACATCGTTGCCTTTAAACAAGCCAATGATCGTATCAATCAGGCAGATGCTGAGTTAATTGCAGCGCAGCAATCTTTAATCATTCGAGTCTCGGAGCGCTATTTTGATGTGCTGGCGGCGCAAGATAATTTGCGCTTTATGGCCGCAGAAAAACAGGCGATTCAAAGACAGCTTAAGCAGGTTGAAAGTCGATTAAATGCCGGGCTGTCTGCCATTACTGAGGTTTATGAAGCAAAGGCGCGGCTGGATTCGACCATTGCCTCAGAGATTGAAGCGCAAAATCAGCTAACGAATAGCCTGGAATCATTGCGTAAAATTACAGACCAGTATCATGAAAAACTTATCCCGTTAAAAGAATCACTTGTTATGGACGCGCCGACTCCTGTTGGCACTGAAAAATGGCAAGCGTTAGCACTCAGTGATAATTTGCAGGTGGTTGCATTGCGCCATAATAATAAAGTATTGAGGCGAGAAATACGCAAGCAAAGAGCGGGCCATTATCCTGCTCTGGATTTGGTGACAAGGTATTCAAAATCAATTTCAGGGGGCGGTAATTTTGGCGATAGTGAAACTGAAAATCGTACGGTAGGATTGCAATTGAATATGCCGATTTACCTGGGCGGCATGGTGAGTGCGCGTTCGCGCACAGCAGTGGCGCAATACGAGCAGAATTTAGCGAAAATGGAAGCGACGATTCGGGAAGTACGAGGTCAGGCTCGGGAAGCGTATCTGGGTGTGATGGCAAGTATTGCACGAGTGCAATCACTACGGCAGTCGGTTGTTTCTTATCAACAGGCGCATATTGCAATAGAGGCGAGTTATAACGCGGGTATGCGCACCACATTTGATGTTTTACAAGCCAATAGAGAGCTGTATCGCGGCCAGCGTGATTATCAGCGGGCACGTTATGATTATGTTTTGAATAGCCTCAGATTAAAAGAATCAGCTGGGCAACTGTCGCTGTCAGATGTGAAACAGGTTAATTTGTGGTTGGAGTAAAGAAAGGTGGAAAGTAGTTAAGTGTATTTAGTAAGCTGTCACCGTAATCCACAAATCATAAAGTTGTTAGATGAGAAGTATAGGAAAATATTGAAAAACTTATCAATACTATCTATAAAGATATATCAAAAATATCTTTCTCCTTATAAAGGCTATAAATGCGCATATTATATGCTGCATAAAACAGATTCTTGCTCGGCATCTGTGGTAAATATAATAGAAAAAAAAGGAGTGTTTAAGGGGTGGTCAAATATAAAAAATCAATTTAATTTATGTGCGTTAGCATACGAAAAAATAAAAGAAGAAGATGAAAAAAATAAAGATAAAAAAAAAGGAGGGTGTCATCCTGCTGATTGTTTAGGATGTACACCACCGAGTCCTGTTTTTCACGTTAAAGTGTTAAAGAATATAAGCACGAAGTTGATCGGCTTCAACATACGTTGGCATTGAATTTGGCTGAGCATTGCAAAAAATTAGAGAGCAAAAGAATGACCTCATATCAAAGGCGTGTATTTTTAGAAATGTGTGTAACCTTATTGTTGACAATAAGTGGTCTACTTTACATGTATGGAGTTTTTGATGAAGCTTCAACAAGAGTCGGTGTGATAGTTATTGCGCTTATAGCGTATTTTCTCTGCGTTATTCCAACTTATTTTTATGTGAAAACTACTATTAATGAAAATGAGTTAAAAAAAATATAAAAACTGGATGAATTTTAGTTTAGCGCCCTGACCAACCCCAAGAAGCAAACCAGCTCCAAAGAGACCACCAATCGGGGCGGCCTGTTTCACAATCAGTATTGGCGGATGCATCACCAAAAACACTATTGATGCGGATGTTGTCAACAGCACTTGATGCACAATCAGCAATAATTCTACTATCTGTCCAGGATTGAACATCGCACTGTTGCGATGTACCGATATCGACAACCCCGGTTCCAGAACCCACCACATCCAGATAGCGGCTAAAACCAGATCCATCAATGGTGACGGTGCCGCTATTACAACTGACAGAGTTTATATTCACGACAGGAGTTACTACCAGATTGAGTGGGGCACTTGCAGAAGTTCCGTTCGCAGCACTAACGTTATAGTTGCCTGGTAGCAAGGTTGAGGGAATCTGCACTTCCATGCTTGTAAAAGAGAGATTCGTCGGCGTGACCTCGATGGTTGGGTTTTCACTGTTTATTGGAGTTAAAACAATTCGAGTGGAAATACCTTTCCCAGCTGTTGCCTCCAGATACCCCGTACCTGAAAACAATAGTATTGGGGATGTTCCTTCAAGTATTTTCGCCGTATTTATCTGTTCAATTTCGGGAAGGATCGGACCGAACAAAGGTCTCTCATCCGTAGCCTCGGTAACCATGGTAGACCTTGCGATGTTGCTGCCGCCCTCATGGCAGCCCATGCAGTCCCAGGAAGAACCGATATGTCCAAAAAACCGCTGTTCGCCGTAGCTCCATACGGTTCCATTACCATCTGAATCAGCCTGGATAGTGTGCAGCGAGGTTGGGGCATGGCATCGAACACAGCCTTGTAATGTATGGTTTGGCGGCGTAGCGTCATGACACAGATTGCAGGTATGTACTGTGCCACTACCTGGCTGGCCAAGCCCAGTTCCATGATGAGTTAACATGTTAGCGTTAGGGCCAGGTACAACTCTGCCTGTGACATCATCTGTGCCACCATTATGGCAATAGCGACAGCCCCCAGTTCTATTTCCGGTTGCACCAAAACCTCCATCACCAAAACCTGGATTAGGACTCATGGAAGGGATGACTCTCAGTTCCCATAATTCACCATTGGGATCATTGATCAAACTGCCGTGACAGGCGTTACACTCTGCCGCTTGTGCTTTTTTAGTTAGATGATGAACCGATGTAATTCCCGGTACTTGTTTATGACAGCTTAGGCAGTCTCGAAATTCAGGCTCGGTTGGTTCAAGTGCAAACTTGAAATATCCACCCAAGGGTCGGGATGGGTCTTCAACCCAGTCCACTAAGTGGCAGGTGATGCATTTATGGTTACCATCTGTGGATTTCTCGGGAAAGGGGGAGGCTGAATACGCTTCAATAGGGGTATCTACCCGAAGGTGATGTCTATCGGGTAAGTAACCAAGCTTGACGGGGGCGGGTGCTGTGTCAGGGTTGAAATGACAGCCGCCACAATCATTGGCAGTCATATTGTTTGATATGGCATCAGGCATACCAAGGTTTTGGTTG
This window harbors:
- a CDS encoding peptidase domain-containing ABC transporter; this translates as MKNPVELLQFSFPSKRLPIVLQSELAECGAACLAMVSSYHGHKMSIEAIRQYLPSSLKGLSLKDMMQAAGKVHFMPRALRLEVDELCNLKCPAILHWNLDHFVVLESVRGNSVVIHDPARGRRVLSLKEVSESFTGVALELTPTNEFEKKSDIQRVKVTELLKGVTGLKRALLQILLLSLVLQVFVLVSPFFMQITVDHVIASSDEHLLMALALGFGMLALIQMAATTLRSWVILYLNSTLDVQLLANMLRHLLSLPLDYFQKRHLGDIISRFGSLRSVIGLFTQGLIASIVDGIMALTTLVMMFIYSPKLAFIVLVAVFIYIVVRVVTYRLNEQYKQELIVLSAKESTNFMETVRAVQTIKLFSKESQRESLWLNNYSASLNAGIKLGKLGIIISAINQTVFPVAGILIVWVGAQEIMASVFSVGMLYAFFSYQGQFTGKISALINMIVEFKLAGVDLERVSDIVHAKPEQHTGELLDSKVGLKGEIEVKNLSYRYSENEPYVFENLSFKIDSGETVVIVGASGCGKSTLLKVMLGLLDPASGEVCYDGKNISQFDKSALRSQIAAVMQEDCLVAGSIAENIAFSDPQMDLQRVQQVAQMAAIHNEIAQMPMAYNSLVGDMGTTLSGGQKQRIFLARALYVKPKILFLDEASSHLDTNTESMINETIKKMPITRVIIAHRRETIALADRVIDLSAQNSPPFTSPPGAV
- a CDS encoding TolC family outer membrane protein, with the translated sequence MRILQGLLLLSVSMQSFAAENILDVYTLALESDPELKQVEISYEIAVEMKRQDRSPLLPNINVSANTTDNSQKRRYGLSQFDGEEDYNSYGYSVTLNQSLFRFENIVAFKQANDRINQADAELIAAQQSLIIRVSERYFDVLAAQDNLRFMAAEKQAIQRQLKQVESRLNAGLSAITEVYEAKARLDSTIASEIEAQNQLTNSLESLRKITDQYHEKLIPLKESLVMDAPTPVGTEKWQALALSDNLQVVALRHNNKVLRREIRKQRAGHYPALDLVTRYSKSISGGGNFGDSETENRTVGLQLNMPIYLGGMVSARSRTAVAQYEQNLAKMEATIREVRGQAREAYLGVMASIARVQSLRQSVVSYQQAHIAIEASYNAGMRTTFDVLQANRELYRGQRDYQRARYDYVLNSLRLKESAGQLSLSDVKQVNLWLE
- the yidD gene encoding membrane protein insertion efficiency factor YidD produces the protein MKNLSILSIKIYQKYLSPYKGYKCAYYMLHKTDSCSASVVNIIEKKGVFKGWSNIKNQFNLCALAYEKIKEEDEKNKDKKKGGCHPADCLGCTPPSPVFHVKVLKNISTKLIGFNIRWH
- a CDS encoding HlyD family efflux transporter periplasmic adaptor subunit encodes the protein MSLFRSEVSDKKRDENFFGDVVLIRPISFSIYTALLVIFVVALGLFLYFGKYASKETVQGVVNPQSGLVKVYAPQRGIVLSRAINEGDEVSEGDVIYFVSTERHLGGGEKVQALVAEETEKSIGIIESQISEQKTLSKLRKTDIQNQLKYTRQEITSIKNEISLHETRVALYGGDVVRLKKIAKEQFVPKTEYTKSYQVHLDSQVALEQLRRSLTNSINRRWQLSTELKKLPVELDQNILSYEKSLSDLRQRLAEIRSNQSYTIIAPASGRVTSLIYKVGDTIKPETPLLTILPANVALKADLYVPTRAAGFLEVGQEVKIRFDAFPYQKFGLHGGVVEQVSKNIIIPGEVMLPVDVTEPVYKVSVTLNKQTVTAFGREHYLQVGMLLQGDIVRHRSRIIDWVLEPLYSLRGRG